One genomic window of Thermus caldifontis includes the following:
- the glgP gene encoding alpha-glucan family phosphorylase, with protein sequence MKVLGHLTAMPELPEALKGLRKLAYNLWWSWNPEAAELFQEIDPQLWKRFRGNPVKLLLEVDPSRLEALTATSYPARVQAVVAALESYLKDRERKEGPLVAYFSAEYGFHSSLPIYSGGLGVLAGDHIKAASDLGLNLVGVGIFYHEGYFHQRLSPEGAQVEVYETLHPEELPLLPVQDREGRPLRVGVEFPGRTVWLGAYRVQVGAVPVYLLTANLPENAPEDRAITARLYAPGLEMRIQQEMVLGIGGVRLLRALGLNPQVFHMNEGHSAFLGLERIRELVAEGHPFAVALELAKAGALFTTHTPVPAGHDAFPLELVDRYLHGFWESMGTDWEGFVALGLEEKPWGKVFSMSNLALRTSAQAGGVSRLHGEVSREMFHHLWPGLLREEVPIGHITNGVHTWTFLHPRLRRHYAEVFGPEWLKRPEDPAAWKVEGLGEEFWRIHQDLRAGLVREVRSRLYEQRRRNGESPSRLRQAERVLDPEALTIGFARRFATYKRAVLLFKDPERLLRILEGPYPVQFVFAGKAHPKDDPGKAYLQELVAKIKEYGLEDRMVVLEDYDMYLARVLVHGSDVWLNTPRRPMEASGTSGMKAALNGVLNLSVLDGWWAEAYNGKNGFAIGDERVYENEEAQDMADAQALYDVLEGEVLPLFYAKGPEGYSSGWLSMVHESLRTVGPRFSAARMVREYLALYGRGQEWAGKAKAQEEVLRSFHEALPAFHALALRVEVPGDLTLNGAPLQARAYLEGEVPEALRPFLEVQLVVRRAGGGLEVVPMREGSGRFEVSYRPSRPGSYAYGVRLVLKHPVTGRVEWVRWA encoded by the coding sequence GTGAAGGTACTGGGACACCTTACCGCCATGCCCGAGCTTCCCGAGGCCCTTAAGGGTTTAAGGAAGCTGGCCTATAACCTCTGGTGGAGCTGGAACCCGGAGGCAGCCGAGCTCTTTCAGGAGATAGACCCCCAGCTTTGGAAGCGCTTCCGTGGGAACCCGGTCAAGCTTCTTCTGGAAGTGGACCCGTCCCGTTTGGAAGCCCTCACCGCCACCAGTTATCCCGCCCGGGTCCAGGCGGTGGTGGCGGCCTTGGAAAGCTATCTAAAGGATCGGGAGAGGAAGGAAGGGCCGCTAGTGGCGTACTTCTCGGCGGAGTATGGGTTTCATAGCTCCTTGCCCATCTACTCGGGGGGGCTTGGGGTGCTGGCCGGTGACCACATCAAGGCGGCCAGCGACCTGGGCCTGAACCTGGTGGGGGTAGGGATCTTCTACCACGAGGGCTACTTCCACCAGCGCCTCTCCCCGGAGGGTGCCCAGGTGGAGGTGTACGAGACCCTGCACCCGGAGGAGTTGCCCCTCCTGCCAGTGCAGGACCGGGAGGGCCGCCCTTTGAGGGTGGGGGTGGAGTTTCCCGGGCGCACGGTCTGGCTTGGGGCCTATCGGGTGCAGGTGGGGGCGGTACCCGTCTACCTTCTCACCGCAAATCTACCCGAAAATGCCCCCGAAGACCGGGCCATCACCGCCAGGCTTTATGCCCCAGGCCTGGAGATGCGCATCCAGCAGGAAATGGTTTTGGGCATTGGGGGAGTGAGGCTCCTTAGGGCCTTGGGGCTTAACCCCCAGGTCTTCCACATGAACGAGGGGCACTCCGCCTTTTTGGGGCTGGAGCGGATACGGGAACTGGTGGCCGAGGGGCATCCCTTTGCCGTGGCCCTGGAGCTGGCCAAAGCGGGAGCCCTTTTCACCACCCACACCCCCGTGCCCGCGGGGCATGACGCCTTCCCCTTAGAGCTTGTGGACCGTTACCTGCATGGCTTTTGGGAAAGCATGGGCACGGACTGGGAGGGTTTTGTGGCCTTGGGTTTGGAGGAGAAGCCCTGGGGCAAGGTGTTCTCCATGTCCAACCTCGCCCTTAGGACCAGCGCCCAAGCGGGCGGGGTTTCCCGCCTCCACGGGGAGGTTTCCCGGGAGATGTTCCACCACCTATGGCCGGGGCTTTTGCGGGAGGAGGTGCCCATTGGCCATATCACCAACGGGGTTCACACCTGGACCTTCCTCCACCCCAGATTGCGGCGCCACTACGCCGAGGTCTTCGGTCCCGAGTGGCTGAAGCGGCCCGAGGACCCCGCCGCCTGGAAGGTGGAGGGGTTGGGGGAGGAGTTCTGGCGCATCCACCAGGACCTCAGGGCCGGGCTGGTGCGGGAGGTGCGGTCCCGCCTCTACGAGCAACGCCGCCGAAACGGGGAGAGCCCAAGCCGCCTCCGCCAGGCGGAGCGTGTTCTGGACCCTGAGGCCCTCACCATCGGCTTCGCCCGCCGCTTTGCCACCTATAAGCGGGCCGTTTTGCTTTTCAAGGATCCCGAGCGTCTCCTCCGCATCCTAGAGGGGCCCTATCCGGTACAGTTCGTCTTTGCGGGCAAGGCCCATCCCAAGGACGACCCCGGCAAGGCCTACCTCCAGGAGCTGGTGGCCAAGATCAAGGAGTATGGCCTCGAGGACCGCATGGTGGTCCTGGAGGACTACGACATGTACCTGGCCCGGGTTTTGGTGCACGGCTCGGACGTCTGGCTTAACACCCCCCGCCGGCCCATGGAGGCCTCGGGCACCAGCGGGATGAAGGCGGCCTTGAACGGGGTTTTGAACCTGAGCGTCCTGGATGGCTGGTGGGCCGAGGCCTATAACGGCAAAAACGGTTTTGCCATCGGCGATGAGCGGGTCTACGAGAACGAGGAGGCCCAGGATATGGCGGACGCCCAAGCCCTTTACGACGTCTTGGAGGGGGAAGTGCTCCCCCTTTTCTACGCCAAGGGGCCTGAGGGCTACTCCTCGGGGTGGCTTTCCATGGTCCACGAGAGCCTCCGCACCGTGGGCCCCCGGTTCAGCGCCGCCCGCATGGTGCGGGAGTACCTGGCCCTTTACGGAAGAGGGCAGGAGTGGGCGGGGAAGGCGAAAGCTCAGGAGGAGGTGCTGCGCTCCTTCCACGAGGCCTTGCCTGCCTTTCATGCCTTGGCCCTCCGGGTGGAGGTTCCCGGGGATCTGACGCTGAATGGGGCGCCATTGCAGGCGCGGGCCTATTTGGAAGGGGAGGTGCCGGAGGCCCTAAGGCCTTTCCTCGAGGTCCAGTTGGTGGTGCGGCGTGCGGGCGGGGGGCTGGAGGTGGTGCCCATGCGGGAGGGATCGGGGCGGTTTGAGGTTTCCTATCGCCC
- a CDS encoding TrkH family potassium uptake protein, with product MKPWPASSARQGFRSSLYLLGLTYQGLGFLMLAFALLALGWKEDAKGFLLGAVLGIGLGKALQGVGHPQAQPPRAEVFAAVALLWLLVPALGAIPYWISGGLGYLDALFEAFSGFTTTGATVLADFGQFGKSLFLWRSFTQWMGGIGIVVLFLGVFPQLQVAGRQAFFAESTGVEKERLTPRLRHTAQAVLRVYLTLTALAFLAYWWAGIPVFEALANALTTTPAGGFSPNPQSFATYSPLAQWLASLLMFLAGVNFLLQYRLFFGREVKPLLKDAEFRAYALLVLLAGSLLSLYLYTHHMYGLEASLRHAFFQVVSILTGTGFASVDFAQWVVPAQAILVILMFVGGSAGSAAGGIKVVRWLLLFGLLRREITRTLHPRAVLPLRLGQRVVSEEALGQVSVFIFLYTLLFGFGTLILALLEGDFVTAFTASAQAIGNIGPGLGPVGPMGSYAELHPLSKLILILQMWAGRIEILPVALLFSPELWRRLR from the coding sequence ATGAAGCCGTGGCCCGCATCGTCGGCTAGGCAAGGGTTTCGCTCCAGCCTGTACCTTTTGGGCTTGACGTATCAGGGTCTCGGCTTTCTCATGCTAGCCTTTGCCCTCTTGGCCCTGGGCTGGAAGGAGGACGCCAAGGGGTTCCTCTTGGGGGCGGTGCTGGGGATAGGGTTGGGCAAGGCCCTGCAGGGGGTGGGGCATCCCCAAGCCCAACCGCCCCGGGCCGAGGTCTTTGCCGCCGTGGCCCTGCTGTGGCTTTTGGTGCCCGCCCTGGGGGCCATACCCTACTGGATCTCTGGGGGGCTGGGCTACCTGGATGCTCTTTTTGAGGCGTTTTCCGGCTTCACCACCACCGGGGCCACGGTGCTTGCGGATTTTGGGCAGTTTGGCAAAAGCCTTTTTCTGTGGCGGAGCTTTACCCAGTGGATGGGAGGCATCGGCATCGTGGTGCTCTTCCTGGGCGTCTTTCCCCAGCTGCAAGTGGCGGGCCGCCAGGCCTTCTTCGCGGAGAGCACGGGGGTGGAGAAGGAGAGGCTCACCCCCAGGCTTCGCCACACCGCCCAGGCGGTCTTGCGGGTGTACCTGACCCTTACCGCTTTGGCCTTTTTGGCCTACTGGTGGGCGGGGATACCCGTCTTTGAGGCCCTGGCCAACGCCCTCACCACCACCCCGGCGGGGGGGTTCAGCCCCAACCCGCAAAGCTTTGCCACCTATTCCCCCCTTGCCCAGTGGCTGGCTAGCCTCCTCATGTTCCTGGCGGGGGTGAACTTTCTGCTCCAGTACCGCCTTTTCTTCGGGCGGGAGGTCAAGCCCCTCCTCAAGGATGCGGAGTTCCGGGCCTATGCCCTGCTGGTGCTCCTGGCGGGCTCGCTCCTTTCCCTTTACCTCTACACCCACCACATGTATGGCCTCGAGGCCAGCCTCCGCCACGCTTTCTTCCAGGTGGTCTCCATACTCACTGGCACCGGCTTCGCCAGCGTGGACTTTGCCCAATGGGTGGTGCCGGCCCAGGCCATCCTGGTGATCCTGATGTTCGTGGGGGGAAGTGCCGGCTCGGCGGCAGGGGGCATCAAGGTGGTGCGCTGGCTTCTCCTCTTCGGCCTTCTCAGGCGGGAAATCACCCGCACCCTCCACCCCAGGGCGGTCCTTCCCCTGCGCCTGGGACAGCGGGTGGTTTCCGAGGAGGCCTTGGGGCAGGTTTCCGTGTTCATCTTCCTTTACACCCTTCTTTTTGGTTTTGGTACCCTGATCCTGGCGCTTTTGGAAGGGGATTTTGTGACGGCTTTTACCGCCAGCGCCCAGGCCATCGGCAACATCGGCCCAGGGCTCGGTCCAGTGGGGCCTATGGGTTCCTATGCTGAGCTTCATCCCCTTTCCAAGCTGATTCTGATCCTGCAGATGTGGGCGGGTCGGATTGAGATCCTGCCGGTGGCGCTCCTCTTTAGCCCGGAACTTTGGCGGCGCTTGCGCTAA
- the trkA gene encoding Trk system potassium transporter TrkA: protein MYIVIAGGGEVGGELARTLEKAHEVVVLDRNPQAKERFAHLDVKVVVGGATDPDALREAGVDRADLFIASTDSDEVNLLASLLAKGLGAKETLCFVGKGGYVDVLTDPRTAEILGTRIDKVLWPQRAMAREIVEVILVPGAVDTEVLAEGRLRFVEYRVKEGGPYAHRLLAELPWPEGVLVVGVVREGAFWSFAHPECPEVILEPGDKILFVTTLRAFPELEAYFATGRGVRRVMVIGGGNVGFMVAQELLRRRLEVVIIEPSRERCEWLSQELPGALIIQGDGTDLELLEAEGLQEADAVVAVTDNDEKNLLASLLAKQLGVGKVITRVSRSETRRLFEQVGIDLPLTPRQAAVRAVLDYLGPENVEHVSTMDENIELLEVELPENFRPRHLRALATPQVAPVALERDHRVMLYREDLEALPNDRLFLVVAREVADEAVARIVG, encoded by the coding sequence ATGTACATCGTCATCGCCGGGGGCGGGGAGGTGGGCGGGGAACTGGCCCGCACCCTGGAAAAAGCCCATGAGGTGGTGGTTCTGGACCGCAACCCTCAGGCCAAGGAGCGCTTCGCCCACCTGGACGTAAAGGTGGTGGTGGGCGGGGCCACGGACCCGGACGCCCTTAGGGAGGCCGGGGTGGACCGGGCGGACCTCTTCATCGCCAGCACGGATTCCGACGAGGTGAACCTCCTGGCCTCCCTTCTCGCCAAGGGCCTGGGGGCTAAGGAAACCCTCTGCTTTGTGGGCAAGGGGGGGTATGTGGATGTGCTCACCGACCCCCGTACCGCAGAGATCCTGGGTACCCGCATCGACAAGGTCCTCTGGCCGCAGAGGGCCATGGCCCGGGAGATCGTGGAGGTGATCCTGGTCCCCGGGGCTGTGGACACCGAGGTGCTGGCGGAGGGACGGCTCCGCTTTGTGGAGTACCGGGTGAAGGAGGGTGGCCCCTACGCCCACCGGCTTCTTGCCGAGCTTCCCTGGCCCGAGGGGGTCTTGGTGGTGGGGGTGGTGCGGGAGGGGGCCTTTTGGAGCTTTGCCCACCCCGAGTGCCCCGAGGTCATCCTGGAGCCTGGGGACAAAATCCTCTTCGTCACCACCTTACGGGCTTTCCCTGAGCTGGAGGCCTATTTCGCCACGGGGCGGGGGGTGCGGAGGGTGATGGTCATCGGTGGGGGCAACGTGGGCTTTATGGTGGCCCAGGAGCTTTTAAGGCGGCGCCTGGAGGTGGTGATCATCGAGCCCAGCCGCGAGCGGTGCGAATGGCTATCCCAGGAGCTTCCCGGTGCCCTCATCATCCAGGGGGACGGTACCGACCTGGAGCTCTTGGAGGCGGAGGGGTTGCAGGAAGCCGATGCGGTGGTGGCGGTGACCGACAACGACGAGAAGAACCTCCTGGCTTCCTTGCTGGCCAAGCAGCTTGGGGTGGGCAAGGTGATCACCCGGGTGTCCCGCTCGGAAACCCGCAGGCTCTTTGAGCAGGTGGGCATAGACCTGCCCCTGACCCCCCGCCAGGCTGCGGTGCGGGCGGTTTTGGACTACCTGGGGCCCGAGAACGTGGAGCACGTGTCCACCATGGACGAGAACATTGAGCTCTTAGAGGTGGAGCTTCCGGAAAACTTCAGGCCCAGGCACCTGAGGGCTTTGGCCACGCCCCAGGTGGCCCCGGTGGCCCTGGAGCGGGACCATCGGGTGATGCTCTACCGGGAGGACCTGGAGGCCCTTCCCAACGACCGGCTCTTTTTGGTGGTGGCCCGGGAGGTGGCGGATGAAGCCGTGGCCCGCATCGTCGGCTAG
- the rimO gene encoding 30S ribosomal protein S12 methylthiotransferase RimO, which yields MAKIGFVSLGCPKALVDSEQILSRLKALGYETSATYEEAELVVVNTCGFITPAIEESLEAIGEALRENGKVVVTGCLGARPEVIRKRHPQVLEITGPGEVERVLEVVQEALPASRNPLLDLIPPQVKLTPRHYAYLKLSEGCDHRCSFCIIPKLRGSLRSRDAGEILAEAARLVATGTRELLLIAQDLSAYGVDIGYRESFWGDRLVKAELKELLSHMAELGAWIRLHYVYPYPHVRELLPLMAEGKVLPYLDVPLQHASQRILRLMRRPGGYQSHLKTLKAWREVVPELAIRSSFIVGFPGETEEDFQILLEFLQEAELDRVGVFTYSPVEGAEANALEGHVPEEVKEERKARLLEVQAGISLRKNQGFVGKTLEVLVDELPEPGLAVGRSYRDSPGIDGLVYVETDGTARVGERIQVRITRADTYDLYGVQA from the coding sequence ATGGCCAAGATCGGCTTTGTGAGCCTGGGCTGCCCCAAGGCCCTGGTGGACTCGGAACAGATCCTTTCCCGGCTGAAAGCCTTGGGTTACGAAACCAGCGCCACCTACGAGGAGGCGGAGCTGGTGGTGGTGAACACCTGTGGCTTCATCACCCCGGCCATCGAGGAGAGCCTCGAGGCCATTGGGGAGGCCTTGCGGGAAAACGGCAAGGTGGTGGTGACGGGGTGCCTGGGGGCCCGGCCTGAGGTGATCCGAAAGAGGCACCCCCAGGTGCTGGAGATCACCGGTCCGGGGGAGGTGGAGCGGGTTTTAGAGGTGGTGCAGGAGGCGTTGCCGGCGTCCCGCAACCCCCTCTTGGACCTCATCCCGCCCCAGGTGAAGCTCACGCCCCGGCACTACGCCTACCTGAAGCTTTCCGAGGGGTGCGACCACCGCTGTAGCTTCTGCATTATCCCCAAACTCAGGGGGTCCTTGCGCTCCCGCGACGCCGGGGAGATCTTGGCGGAGGCCGCCCGGCTGGTGGCCACCGGCACCCGGGAGCTCCTCCTCATCGCTCAGGACCTTTCCGCCTATGGGGTGGACATCGGCTACCGGGAAAGCTTTTGGGGCGACCGCCTGGTGAAGGCCGAGCTCAAGGAGCTCCTTTCCCACATGGCGGAGCTTGGGGCCTGGATACGGCTTCACTACGTCTACCCCTATCCCCACGTGCGGGAGCTTCTTCCCCTCATGGCTGAGGGCAAGGTGCTTCCCTATCTGGATGTGCCTTTGCAGCACGCTTCCCAAAGGATCCTCCGCCTCATGCGCCGCCCCGGGGGGTACCAAAGCCACCTGAAGACCCTCAAGGCTTGGCGGGAGGTGGTGCCGGAGCTTGCCATCCGCTCCAGCTTTATCGTGGGTTTCCCGGGGGAAACCGAGGAGGACTTCCAAATCCTCCTGGAGTTTTTGCAGGAGGCGGAGCTGGACCGGGTAGGGGTCTTCACCTACTCCCCGGTGGAGGGCGCCGAGGCCAACGCCCTGGAGGGCCATGTGCCCGAGGAGGTCAAGGAGGAGCGGAAGGCCCGGCTTTTGGAGGTGCAGGCGGGGATCAGCTTGCGGAAAAACCAGGGCTTTGTGGGGAAGACCCTCGAGGTCCTGGTGGACGAGCTTCCGGAGCCGGGCTTGGCCGTGGGCCGGAGCTACCGGGACTCCCCGGGTATTGACGGGTTGGTCTACGTGGAAACGGACGGCACAGCCCGGGTGGGGGAGAGGATCCAGGTTCGGATCACCCGGGCCGACACCTACGACCTTTACGGGGTCCAGGCTTAG
- a CDS encoding RodZ domain-containing protein: MCELGERLRRAREEKGLSLKEAAERLALKTKVLEALEACRFADLPEPALARGYLRRYALLLGLDPEPLLALYPATPTPSLPPPPASRRPWPWPLLLALVLLGVLGYGAYLLLRPTPVQTVSLPPEPPPKSPERFSLEVASEPPGARVYLDGFYLGQTPLKSPPLEGGRRVIRLELPGYEPFQEEVVLDQNRALRYRLSPKPQEAQAVPAPSPTAPSGRLVLRLEGRSWLRVTQGDKRLYEGIPEVGAELSFDLPVEVRSGNPGAVRVFLDGKDLGPLGEPGKPLTRRFAAP, encoded by the coding sequence GTGTGCGAACTGGGGGAAAGGCTTCGCCGGGCCCGGGAGGAGAAGGGACTATCCCTCAAGGAGGCGGCCGAGCGGCTGGCCCTAAAGACCAAGGTGTTGGAGGCCCTCGAGGCCTGCCGCTTTGCGGACCTTCCCGAACCCGCCTTGGCCCGGGGCTACCTCCGGCGCTATGCCCTCCTTTTGGGGCTGGACCCCGAGCCCCTTTTGGCCCTTTATCCCGCAACCCCCACCCCTTCGCTCCCGCCCCCGCCGGCTTCCCGGCGCCCTTGGCCCTGGCCTCTTCTCTTGGCCTTGGTCCTCTTGGGGGTTTTAGGGTACGGGGCCTACCTGCTCCTGCGCCCCACGCCGGTACAAACGGTAAGCCTGCCGCCCGAGCCGCCTCCAAAATCCCCGGAACGTTTTAGCCTCGAGGTGGCCAGCGAACCCCCAGGGGCTCGGGTTTACCTGGACGGATTCTACCTAGGACAGACCCCCCTAAAGAGCCCCCCCCTGGAAGGAGGCCGGCGGGTGATCCGGCTGGAACTGCCCGGGTATGAGCCCTTCCAGGAGGAGGTGGTGCTGGACCAAAACCGCGCCCTACGCTACCGCCTTTCCCCCAAGCCCCAGGAGGCTCAGGCTGTCCCGGCTCCCTCGCCTACGGCACCTTCTGGGAGGCTGGTCCTTCGCCTGGAGGGCCGGAGCTGGCTTAGGGTGACCCAGGGAGATAAGCGGCTTTACGAGGGCATTCCCGAGGTGGGGGCGGAGCTCAGCTTTGACCTGCCGGTGGAGGTGCGCTCGGGGAACCCGGGGGCGGTGCGGGTTTTTCTGGACGGCAAGGACCTGGGTCCCTTGGGGGAGCCGGGCAAGCCCCTCACCCGTCGTTTTGCAGCCCCGTGA
- a CDS encoding pseudouridine-5'-phosphate glycosidase — MAEAVVALESALLTHGLPYPLNLHTARALEEAVRSEGAMPKTIGIVRGEVRVGLSREEMEALAQGGAEKASLWNLPALLVQGRSAGTTVAATVHLAHRYGIAVFATGGIGGVHPEPFDESADLLALARTPILVVSSGPKAILDLRATLERLETLGVSVVGYRTDRLPAFFSPDSPFPVPTRAETPLEAALVLRKSRELGLGAVLLVNPVSQGLPYEEVALWVEEANHQAAREGIYGKALTPYLLRRLSELSRGETDRINQRLLVENARLAARVALALAGLE, encoded by the coding sequence GTGGCGGAAGCTGTGGTGGCTCTGGAGTCGGCTCTCCTCACCCACGGGTTACCCTACCCCTTGAACCTCCACACCGCTAGGGCCCTGGAGGAGGCGGTGCGCTCCGAAGGGGCCATGCCCAAAACCATTGGCATCGTAAGGGGCGAGGTACGCGTGGGCCTTTCCCGGGAGGAGATGGAGGCCCTGGCCCAGGGGGGCGCGGAGAAGGCGAGCCTCTGGAACCTGCCTGCCCTCTTGGTCCAGGGGAGGAGCGCTGGGACCACGGTGGCCGCCACGGTCCACCTGGCCCACCGCTACGGGATAGCGGTCTTCGCCACCGGCGGGATCGGGGGGGTGCATCCCGAGCCCTTTGACGAAAGCGCCGATCTCCTGGCCCTGGCCCGCACCCCCATCCTGGTGGTTTCCTCGGGGCCCAAGGCCATCCTGGACCTGAGGGCCACCCTGGAGCGCCTGGAAACCCTGGGGGTTTCCGTGGTGGGTTACCGCACGGACCGGCTTCCCGCCTTTTTTTCCCCGGACTCCCCTTTTCCGGTGCCCACCCGGGCGGAAACCCCCCTCGAGGCCGCCTTGGTGCTGCGCAAGTCCCGGGAGCTGGGCCTGGGGGCGGTCCTCCTGGTGAACCCCGTTTCCCAGGGCCTGCCCTACGAGGAGGTGGCCCTTTGGGTGGAGGAGGCCAACCACCAGGCGGCCCGGGAGGGGATCTACGGTAAGGCCCTTACCCCCTACCTGCTGAGGCGTCTCTCTGAGCTTTCCCGCGGGGAAACCGACCGGATCAACCAAAGGCTTCTCGTGGAAAACGCCCGCCTGGCGGCCAGGGTGGCCTTGGCCCTAGCCGGGCTAGAATAG
- a CDS encoding DUF4388 domain-containing protein produces the protein MEGDFRLLGPIDWLQLLAQGGRTGVFVVEAGGGRGEVYLERGRPVHAVFGERVGREALLEVLALKEGRFQFQPAVRPPVSSLEGPLEAHLLQAIRLLDERVEVGPFDLVRPGSRAQAVQGTLDPVELSLLLALESGQSPLDLASRQALPLGEVLRRLGHLARLRLVEVFPRVPRTARLRVALGRQGAQVDALLLSAWREHYGPFQQVRVKAHKEVLLSVEGVGGLGVEIRLAPELLLFHGLKVGEEVLVWPAV, from the coding sequence ATGGAAGGCGATTTCCGCCTCTTAGGTCCCATTGACTGGTTGCAGCTCCTCGCCCAGGGGGGAAGGACGGGGGTTTTCGTGGTGGAGGCAGGGGGGGGAAGGGGAGAGGTGTACCTGGAGCGGGGCCGGCCGGTCCATGCGGTGTTTGGGGAAAGGGTGGGGCGGGAGGCTTTGTTGGAGGTGCTGGCCTTGAAGGAGGGTCGGTTTCAGTTCCAGCCTGCCGTGCGCCCACCCGTGAGCTCCTTGGAAGGGCCCCTCGAGGCCCATCTCCTGCAGGCCATTCGCCTTCTGGATGAGCGGGTGGAGGTGGGCCCTTTTGACCTGGTGCGGCCGGGATCCCGGGCCCAGGCGGTCCAGGGTACCCTGGACCCCGTGGAGCTTTCCCTGCTTTTGGCCCTGGAAAGCGGCCAAAGCCCCTTGGATCTGGCTTCCCGACAGGCTCTTCCCCTGGGGGAGGTCCTGAGGCGCCTGGGCCACCTGGCCCGGCTGCGCCTGGTGGAGGTCTTCCCCCGGGTGCCCCGCACCGCCCGGCTTCGGGTAGCCCTGGGACGCCAAGGGGCGCAGGTGGATGCCCTGCTCCTTTCCGCCTGGCGGGAGCATTACGGCCCCTTCCAGCAGGTGCGGGTAAAGGCCCATAAGGAGGTTCTCCTATCCGTGGAAGGCGTGGGGGGGCTGGGGGTGGAGATCCGGCTTGCGCCCGAGCTTCTCCTCTTCCACGGGCTCAAGGTGGGGGAAGAGGTCCTGGTGTGGCCGGCGGTGTGA
- a CDS encoding fructosamine kinase family protein yields the protein MDPRELLERAGLEAKGPPQALYGGDISRVYRLGAYVVKLSPNPPPGLFPAEARGLRALAERGVRVPQVFFVAEEGLVLEYLPEGPADWQGLARMLAGLHRRREAFYWAEAGFLGTFPLPGGEGEEWTEFFFLRCIEPLLKAAWDRLEGLGPRVEALFQKPLPAEGPVPLHGDLWHGNLRFTPEGPALLDPSFFVGERGVDLAMMRLFGGFPQEFWRAYQALYPIPEEVERALPRYQVYYLLAHVHFFGKGYLGSLWKAISAS from the coding sequence ATGGACCCAAGGGAACTTCTGGAACGGGCGGGGCTTGAAGCCAAGGGTCCGCCTCAAGCCCTATACGGCGGGGATATTTCCCGGGTGTACCGCCTGGGGGCTTATGTGGTGAAGCTTTCCCCCAACCCTCCTCCCGGCCTCTTTCCCGCGGAGGCCCGGGGGCTTAGGGCCTTGGCCGAGCGGGGGGTGCGGGTGCCGCAGGTTTTCTTTGTGGCGGAGGAGGGGTTGGTCCTGGAATATTTACCGGAGGGTCCTGCTGATTGGCAAGGACTGGCCCGCATGCTGGCGGGGCTGCACCGGCGGCGCGAAGCCTTCTACTGGGCTGAGGCGGGATTCTTGGGCACCTTTCCCTTACCCGGTGGGGAGGGAGAGGAGTGGACGGAGTTCTTCTTCCTGCGGTGTATAGAGCCTCTCCTAAAGGCCGCCTGGGACCGCCTCGAGGGCCTGGGACCCAGGGTGGAGGCTCTCTTCCAAAAGCCCCTGCCCGCCGAGGGTCCAGTGCCTCTCCATGGGGATCTTTGGCACGGCAACCTTCGCTTCACCCCAGAGGGGCCCGCCCTACTGGACCCCTCCTTCTTCGTGGGGGAGCGGGGAGTGGACCTGGCCATGATGCGCCTCTTTGGGGGCTTTCCTCAGGAGTTCTGGAGGGCCTACCAGGCCCTTTACCCTATTCCGGAAGAGGTGGAACGGGCCCTGCCCCGGTACCAGGTCTACTACCTCCTGGCCCATGTGCACTTCTTTGGCAAGGGGTACCTCGGTTCCTTATGGAAGGCGATTTCCGCCTCTTAG
- a CDS encoding low molecular weight protein-tyrosine-phosphatase, which yields MGGMGRPIRVLFVCLGNICRSPLAEGAFRKLIRERGLEARFEVDSAGTGAWHAGEPMDPRARRVLEREGAYFPHVARQMTREDAQGYDHILVMDRENLAEVQRRFPEARGKVRLLLDYLGGGEVPDPYYGDLEDCQEVYWMVEAAARAFLDHIMGEDGPKGTSGTGGA from the coding sequence ATGGGAGGCATGGGCCGTCCCATACGGGTGCTCTTTGTCTGCCTGGGGAATATCTGCCGGAGCCCCCTGGCGGAGGGGGCTTTCCGCAAGCTCATCCGGGAACGGGGCCTCGAGGCCCGGTTTGAGGTGGATTCCGCCGGCACGGGGGCTTGGCATGCCGGGGAGCCCATGGATCCCCGGGCTCGCCGGGTACTGGAGCGGGAAGGGGCCTACTTCCCCCATGTGGCCCGGCAGATGACCCGGGAGGATGCCCAGGGCTACGACCACATCCTGGTGATGGACCGGGAGAACCTGGCTGAGGTGCAAAGGCGCTTCCCCGAGGCCAGGGGGAAGGTGCGCCTCCTCCTGGACTACCTAGGCGGGGGAGAGGTGCCGGACCCCTACTACGGGGACCTGGAGGACTGCCAGGAGGTGTACTGGATGGTGGAGGCTGCGGCCCGGGCCTTCCTGGACCACATTATGGGGGAGGATGGACCCAAGGGAACTTCTGGAACGGGCGGGGCTTGA